The genomic DNA CCGCTTCAAGAAGCGAGCTGGTTCCATATGCCCCAAATGTTCTATTTCGGGGCGCCGACATTTCACGCGTCAGCCATTCTGACGATGGTTCTGGTTGCGATCGTTAGCGTTGCCGAATCGACCGGCGTATTTATGGCGCTTGGCAAAATCGTGGATAAAGATATTACATCGAAGGATTTGGCCCGCGGTTACCGGGCCGAGGGATTGGCGATCGTTCTGGGCGGATTGTTCAACTCCTTCCCATACACGACATATTCCCAGAACGTTGGTCTCATTCAAATGAGCCGGGTCAAAACACGCGATGTGATCGTGGTTGCCGGCGGTTTGCTCGTCTTGATCGGCTTCGTGCCGAAAATCGCCGCATTGACCCAGCTTGTTCCGTCTTCCGTTCTTGGCGGAGCGATGATCGCGTTGTTTGGACTGGTGCTGTCCTCGGGCGTACGCATGCTGGGGGATCAGGTGGATCTTAACCGTCATGAGAATTTGCTCATCATCGCCTGTTCTGTAGGCATGGGCCTCGGTGTTACCGTCGTGCCGGAAATTTTCCAGCGCGTGCCGGATTGGCTTCGCATTCTTGTCGACAACGGTATTGTCGCCGGCAGCTTCACCGCCATCGTGCTGAATCTGTTGTTTAACGGCTTCCGGGGGCATCAAGCCAAATCGGCATCTGCACCAGGACAGCAGCCGACGGCGGCTGATGAAGCTGCTTCCGGGTCGGCATTATAACGCCTATTAGCACGGGGCATGTTTGTTCCGGCAAATGTAAGAGAATGACCAAGCCTGTGAAGGCTTGGTCATTTTTTGATCTCGGTCATGATCTTAAAACAGTTCGGCGCTGCTCCTACATCCGGTTCAACTGCTTCTCGGCAAGCTCGCCGATCCACGGCAGCTTAAGCCACTTGCCTTGCAGAGACGTCAGCATCAGCAGGAGCCAGAGCGCGATTCCAAGCGCGCTTAGCAGCAGCCCCACTACGATGCCGATCAACGGCAGGAAACCGGCAGCGGCATGGGCGATCATGAGCCCGGCGAACAGCATCACGGATTGAAGCGCGTGAAAAAGAACGAAGCGGCTTCTTTTCTCTACCGCCAGGAATACGACGCCGCCGACAAAAGCGAACAGATAGCAGAAAAAGGCTGCTACATTTTCATACAGACCCGTTGAGGATTTGAAAGGGGACATGAGCATCTACCTTCTTTCTGTCAGTCAAATAAAGGGAATGGGACTTGTTCCCTGTCTCAATAGACATTGTATGACGAGCCTGCTGTTCACAGAACGGATTGACATTAAAAATAGGATTGGCATATACTAT from Paenibacillus woosongensis includes the following:
- a CDS encoding DUF4870 domain-containing protein — translated: MSPFKSSTGLYENVAAFFCYLFAFVGGVVFLAVEKRSRFVLFHALQSVMLFAGLMIAHAAAGFLPLIGIVVGLLLSALGIALWLLLMLTSLQGKWLKLPWIGELAEKQLNRM
- a CDS encoding nucleobase:cation symporter-2 family protein; protein product: MEREAIFQRNRHPFKTLSLGIQHVLAMYAGAVIVPLIVGNALQLSHEQLTYLIAIDLLACGVATLLQVWGNRIFGIGLPVMLGCAFQAVSPMIAIGLTDGMGVSAIYGAIIASGLFVFLFSGLFGKLIALFPPVVTGSVVTIIGVTLIPVALTDLGGGNPGTNPEFGSPLNLSLGFGVLLFIILMNRFAKGFLRSISVLLGLIAGTIVSALAGGVNLKPLQEASWFHMPQMFYFGAPTFHASAILTMVLVAIVSVAESTGVFMALGKIVDKDITSKDLARGYRAEGLAIVLGGLFNSFPYTTYSQNVGLIQMSRVKTRDVIVVAGGLLVLIGFVPKIAALTQLVPSSVLGGAMIALFGLVLSSGVRMLGDQVDLNRHENLLIIACSVGMGLGVTVVPEIFQRVPDWLRILVDNGIVAGSFTAIVLNLLFNGFRGHQAKSASAPGQQPTAADEAASGSAL